CGACTTCGACAAGTCGGTCGTCAAGCCTAACAGCTACGGCGACATCAAGAACCTGGCTGACTTCATGAAGCAGTACCCACAAACCACCACCGTGGTTGAAGGTCACACTGACTCCGTAGGTCCAGACGCTTACAACCAGAAGCTGTCCGAGCGTCGTGCCAATGCTGTCAAGCAGGTTCTGACCCAGCAGTACGGCATCGAATCCAACCGTGTTGACTCGGTTGGCTACGGTGAGACCCGTCCAGTTGCTGACAACGCCACCGAAGCTGGCCGCGCCGTTAACCGTCGCGTAGAAGCTCAGGTAGAAGCCCAGGCCAAGTAATTGGTTTGAAGCTTCACGAAAAACCCGGCCTCGGCCGGGTTTTTCTTTGCCTGTGATTTGGGTGTGCCGCACGGGCGTGCATCTGTGGGAGCGGGCTTGCCCGCGAAGAGGTTCGCTCAGGCTTACCTTTTAAGCAGGATGTACAGCAGCACCAGGTTCAACACCATCGACAACAGCGCCAAGGTTCGCCAGACCTTCAGCGGCTCGCGCTCCAGCAGGGGGCGAGGGCGCATGGCCAACTCCTGGCGGTCACCGCGTTCGAGCAGCAGCAGCCATTGTTCGGCAGTTTCGAAACGTTGTGCAGGGTCCACCGAGACGGCTTTTTCCAGGCTGCGCTGCAACCATTCCGGCAGGTCGGGACGATAGCGCGCAGCGTTGACTGGCGTTGCGAAGCGTGGGCGCTGGAACGCCTCGACTTCGCCGTACGGATAGTGCCCGGTCAGCAGGTAGTACAGGGTCACGCCAACGGCATAGAGATCCTGGCGGGGTGTCGGTGGCTCACCATCGAAGGCTTCCGGGGCAATGAACGAAGGCGTGCCGGGCAGATCGTGCGGCTGATCCTCTGATAGCCCTGGGCAATACGCCAGGCCGAAATCCAGCAGGCGCAGTTGACCATCTCCACCCAGGTGCAGGTTTTCCGGCTTGATATCGCGGTGCAGCAGGTTGCGCCGGTGCAGCACACCCACCGCCTGCAGCAACTGGCGCGTCAGTTCCAGCCATTGCGGTAGTGGCAAGGGCCCATGCTCGGCGAACAAGCTGGCAAGCGTCTGGCCGGGATATTGGCGCATGAGGTAGTACAGGTGCTGGCGCTGGCTGGCGGCATTCACCTCGGGGAAGTGTCGGCCAGCAACCCGGCGCAGAAACCATTCTTCGAGCAGCAGCCGTTGGGCGGCGCCTTGATCGGTTTCGCGGGCCGGTGGGAGGGTCTTGAGCAGCCATGTCTGGCCCTGGGTATCCTTGACCTGGTAGAGCAAGGATTGTCGGCTCTGGGCGAGCAGCGCCTCAACACACCAGCCATCGATGCGCTGGCCCGTACGCAGGGCGGTTGGTATCGGCCATTCCTGCAACTGCGCAAGGGTATCGCCCAGATTCGCCGAGCCCGGTTGTTCGACCCTGACCAGCAATGCGCTGGCGTTGTCCTGGCTGCCACACAGGTGCGCGGTGGCGACCAGGGTATCGGCGGCCACCTGCAAGTCAGGCTGCTCACGCAGGATCGAGAGGATCTGCTGATCGCTCAGGCTTGACCAGACACCATCGCTGAGCAGCACGAAGCACTCGCCTGGCTGCAGTTCACCCTCCCGGTAATCGACCAGCAGGTGTTGGTCCAGACCCAAGGCGCGCTTGAGCACATGATGCATCCCAGGCTGGTCCCAGACATGGTCATCGCTCAGGCACGACAGGCGACCGTTGTGCCAGTGGTAGGCGCGGCAGTCGCCGACATGGGCGAGGGTGAACCGCTTGCCGCGCAGCACCAGGGCGGTCAGCGTGGTCATCAGCGGTTGACCGTTGCCCTGGGCGCGCAGCCAGCGGTTCTGCGCCAGCAGCAGCCGATCCAAGGCCTGGGCCACCCCCCAAGTGGCGGGAGTGGAATAGTAGTCCAGTGCCAAGGCTTGCAGGCTGGCCCTGGCGGCCAGGCCACCATCGGCGCACTGGCTGACGCCGTCGGCGAGGGCGAACAGGTAGCCCTTGCTGGCGGCCAGCTCTGCGGCCGGGGTGACCAGGCGCAGGGCATCCTGGTTTTCCGGGCGCGGGCCGGTGGCGCTGGCCTGGGCGAACGCCAGTTGCAAGCTCATGCGGTCAGACCCGCGCCGCCGTTACGGCAGCCGAACCCCATGTGGTGCGCCAGCGACGCTTGACCCCATACAGGCCGAACCAGGCGAGCAACCCCAGGCTGGCGAACAGCCACAGGCCAAGCTGATAGTCGCCGCTGTGCTGCTTGATTGCACCCAGGCCTGCCGCCAGCAGGAAGCCGCCGATACCACCGGCCATGCCGATCAGGCCGGTCATGACCCCGATTTCCTGGCGGAAGCGTTGCGGCACCAATTGGAACACCGCACCGTTGCCAGCGCCCAGGCCAAGCATGGCGCTGACGAACAGGGCCAGGGCTGCCGCGGCGCTGGACAGGTTGAAGCCGACCGCGGCGATGCACACCGCCGCCACACTGTACATCCCGAGCAACGTGCGGATGCCACCGAAACGGTCGGCGAGGGCCCCGCCCAGCGGGCGCATGAGGCTACCGGCGAATACGCAGGCCGCCGTGTAGTAGCCGGCGGTGATCGGGCTCAGGCCATACTGGTCGCTGAAGTAGCCCGGCAGGGCGCTGGCCAGGCCGATGAAGCCACCGAAGGTGACGCTGTAGAAGAACATGAACCACCAGCTGTCTCGGTCGCCCAGGGCCTTGAAATAGTCGGCCATCGCCTTGGGCTTGGGGCGCTGTGGGGCATTGCGTGCCAGCAGGGCAAAGGCCACGAGAGTGATCACCAGCGGGATGACGGCGAAACCGAACACGTTGTTCCAGCCGAAACCTGCGGCCAGCACCGGGGCGAGCAGGGCTGCGAACACCGTTCCGGAATTACCCGCACCGGCGATGCCCATGGCCTTGCCCTGGTGCTGAGGTGGATACCACTGCGACGCCAACGGCAGCGACACGGCGAACGAGGCACCTGCAACGCCGAGGAACACGCCCAGCAGCAGCGCCTGTTCGTAACTGTGGATGCCCATGAACCAGGCACAGGCCAGGGCGACGATCACCACGACCTGGCCGATCAGCCCGGCAGTCTTGGGAGACAGTCGGTCGACCAGCATGCCCATGATAAAGCGCAATATGGCACCGGCCAGGATCGGTGTTGCCACCATCAGGCCCCGTTGCTGGGCAGTCAGCTGCAGGTCGGCGGAGATCTGCACTGCCAAGGGACCGAGCAGGTACCAGACCATGAAGCTCAGGTCGAAGTAGAGGAAGGCGGCAAACAGCGTAGGCACATGCCCGGATTTCCAGAAGCTCGTATTCATTGAACACCTCGCGCGGCTTGCAACGGTTGTCATGCCCTGCCTGCGCAGGGCGCAAATGAAAAAGACGTCGCTACCCGGTCCATCAGCGTGGAGGGGAGAGCGACGTCTTTGTCGGGATGATGTGGCAACCGCCGTTGGCTGCCTGAGCTATTGGCTGAGCAAGAGCCGGGCCAACATCGACTCAGCCAAGCATCTCGGACATGGCGATGATCTGCTCGGCCACCTGAATCAGCTTCTGCTGACGGCTCATGGCCTGGCGACGCATCAGGGTGTAGGCCTGCTCTTCATTGCAGTCCTTCATCTTCATCAGCAGGCCCTTGGCCTGTTCGATGCGCTTGCGTTCGGCCAATTGCTGGTCGCGAGCCAGCAGCTGCGCCTTGAGCGCCTGGTCGCTCTCGAAGCGGACCATGGCCACGTCCAGTATCGGCTGCAGGCGCGCTGCATGGATGCCTTCGACGATGTAGGCGCTGACGCCGGCCTGGATCGCCTGGCGCATCACCCCCGGATCATGCTCGTCGGTGAACAGCACGATGGGCCGTGGCTGGTCGCGACTGACCAGCACCACCTGTTCCATCACATCGCGACCCGGTGACTCGGTATCGATCAGCACGACATCCGGGCGCACCGTTTCGACGCAGGTGGGCAGGTCGATGGTCAGCCCCGGCGCCTCGATCACATCGAAGCCAGTTTCGATCAGAGCAGCCTTGAGGCGACCGACCTTCTTCTCGGTATCATCGATCAGCAGAATACGCAGCATGGTGGCCACCTTCACGAACCAACCCGCATGTGCGGGGCGTCATCCAGGGCGTGCAGGCGGAAACTGCGGGCATAGGCATGGGGGTCGCTGCCGTCCCAGCGGATGCCGTCGATCAGCAGGCTGCTGCGCATCGGTTCATCTGCGCAGGGCACGCCCACGGCCTGGGCTGCTTCACGGTACAGCGCCAGTTGTTGCACACGCGTGGCCACCGCCAGGTAGTCCGGATCCTCGCGCAGCAGGCCCCAGCGTCGGAACTGGGTCATGAACCACATGCCGTCGGACAGATAGGGCAGGTTCGCCCGACCTTGATCATGCACGCGCAGGGCGTGACGATCCTGCCACCGGTTGCCCAGCCCGTCGTGGTAGTCGCCCAGCAGGCGCGGTTCGATGTTGCTGACTGGCGTATCCAGGTAGGCCCTGCCGCTGAGCAGCTGCGCCGTGCCTCGGCGATTTTCCGCGCTTTGCTCGATGAAGCGGCTGGCGGCGAGTATCGCCTTGACCAGCGCGCGGGCGCTGTTGGGGTAGTGCTCGACGAAAGCGCGGGTGCTGGCCAGGACCTTTTCTGGATGGTCCGGCCAGATCGATTGACTGGTTGCCAGGGTGAAACCCTGGTTCTGCCCCACGGCGTCTGCCGACCAGGGCTCGCCGGCACAGAAGCCGTCGATACGCCCGGCCTGCAGGTGTGCGACCATCTGTGCCGGTGGCACCACCACGCTGTCGACATCGTGCAGCGGGTGGATACCCTGGCTGGCCAGCCAGTAGTACAGCCACATGGCGTGAGTGCCGGTGGGAAACGTCTGGGCGAAGGTCAGGCGTGCGCCACGCTGGTGCACCAGCCGTGCCAGTGCTTCAGGGCTGGTCACGCCCTTGCGCTGCAGTTCCGGGGAAAGGTTGATGGCCTGGGCATTCTGGTTCAGGCCCATGAGCACCGCCATATCGTTGGCCACGGCACCGCCCATGCCCAGGTGCATGGCGTAGACCAGCCCGTACAGGCAGTGGGCAGCATCCAGTTCGCCGCTGGCGAGTTTGTCTCGGGTCCCGGCCCAGGAGGCCTGACGCTGCAGATTGAGGGTCAGACCCTGGAGTTGGGCGAAGCCCTGCGTGGCCGCGACCACCACCGAGGCGCAGTCGGTCAGGGCCATGAAGCCGATGTTCAGGCTGGGTTTCTCGGGTGCATCGCTGCCGTTGACCCAGGCCAAGGGTGTTGTCGGAGGGGCTGTGTTCACGAAATATCCTCACCCGTACCGATCGGGTTGCCAGCGCTTCGAAGCAACCCATGTGCCAAGGCCCTGTCGCGCGGACGGCGCGCTGGCTATAATCGCATCCCTCACTCACCCCCGAGTCCTGCCTGCCCATGTATACCCTGGCCCGCCAGCTGCTGTTCAAGCTCTCCCCGGAAACCTCCCACGACCTGTCGCTCGACCTCATCGGCGCCGGTGGCCGCCTTGGCCTCAATGGCCTGCTGTGCAAGCGCCCGGCCTCGGTGCCGGTGACCGTCATGGGCTTGAACTTCGCGAACCCCGTGGGCCTTGCCGCAGGCCTGGACAAGAACGGCGCGGCCATCGATGGCTTCGCCCAGCTGGGCTTCGGCTTCGTCGAGATCGGCACTGTCACCCCGCGGCCACAGCCTGGCAATCCGAAGCCACGGTTGTTCCGCCTGCCGGAAGCGACTGCGATCATCAACCGCATGGGCTTCAACAACCTGGGTGTGGATCACCTGCTGGAACGGGTGCGCGCGGCGCGTTATGACGGCGTGCTGGGCATCAACATCGGCAAGAATTTCGACACGCCAGTCGAGCGTGCCCAGGACGACTACCTGATCTGCCTCGAAAAAGTCTACACCCAGGCCAGCTACATCACGGTCAACGTCAGCTCGCCCAACACTCCCGGCCTGCGCAGCCTGCAATTCGGTGATTCGCTCAAGCAACTGCTCGACGCGCTGGCCGAGCGTCGTGAGCAGCTGGCGAGCGAGCACGGCAAACGCGTGCCGCTGGCGATCAAGATCGCACCGGACATGAGCGATGAGGAAACCGCGCTGGTGGCGGCAGCCCTGGTCGAGTCGGGCATGGATGCGGTAATCGCGACCAATACCACTTTGGGGCGCGAAGGGGTCGAAGGGCTGCCGTTCGGGGGCGAGGCGGGTGGGTTGTCCGGCGCGCCGGTGCTGGAGAAGAGCACTCACATCGTCAAGGTGCTGGCTGCTGAACTGGGCGGCAAGTTGCCGATCATCGCTGCGGGCGGGATCACCGAAGGTCGCCATGCCGCCGAGAAAATCGCAGCCGGTGCGAGCCTGGTGCAGATCTATTCGGGCTTCATCTACAAGGGCCCTGCACTGATTCGCGAAGCGGTGGATGCAATTGCGGCGCTGCCCCGCTAACAAAGACGCGGCCCAATAAAAAGGGCCCCTTCAAGGGGCCCCTGGGCCGCAGCCCGCCGCCCGGATGGGGCGTGCATGGTGACTCGAATTCAGTGTCCTCGTTCAGCCAACGGCGTGATTTTCGTTGAGTCTCTGGATGCCAGCGGTGCCGGTCATGCCGTCCCAGTTGTCGCCGCGACCTTCACGCCAACCGTTGATCCATGCCTGGCGAACGGATGGCAGATTGAAGGGGCAAAGTTCGCGGGATTTGCCGGTTACCCCGTATTGGTAGCCACGTGAATATGCTCTTTCCAACGGATCACGCTTAAGTCTTCTCATAGGGTGTTGCCCTCACTTGTTGACTGTAATGTCCCGTCGGCCTCTCCGAGGCCGGGCAGAATCTTTCTGCCGGTTTTGCGCTCGCTGCCGGCGTGGCGAGCTGAAAGTGCCGCCTCGTTGCGAAGCGGCCTGAGGTCAGTTCTAACCAATGCGGGTCACAGTGTGAATGATCAATTTGTCATAAGGACGTAACCTTTCCAGGGGTGAGGGGATAAGTAAATAAATGCGACTCAACCTTGTTTAGGTTTTGTCCCGCTATGATGAGGGTTTGCCGATGATTGAAATCATTTGGCCATTGGCGCCATCGAACTGACGCAACATCTGGTAATGCGACGAAGGGTCACATCGATGCCTTCGTTAGACGAAATTTTCACACTGCCCGACGATCAAACCGCCTTGCGCCACCTGGCGCTGGATGTCGATCGGGTGGCCCGGTTTGCCGAATGATCGGCACGCCACCCGGATACCTGCTGGAAGGGTATCCGGCAAACTCAGGCAACAGCGATGCGTCGCGTTGCCAGCACACAGCCCAGAGGCTCTGGAATCTACATGTCGGACTCACTCGAACTCTATCTCACCTGTCCCAAAGGCCTGGAAGGGCTGCTTGCGGAAGAAGCCCGCGGCCTGGGCCTGGCCGACGTGCGCGAGCACACCTCGGCGATCCGCGGCGCGGCCGACATGGAAACTGCCTACCGGCTGTGCCTCTGGTCGCGCCTGGCCAACCGCGTGCTGTTGGTGGTCAAGCGCTTCGCCATGAAAAACGCCGACGACCTCTATGATGGCGTGCACGGTGTCGACTGGCAGGACCACCTGGCCGCCGACGGCACCCTGGCGGTGGAGTTCAGTGGCCATGGATCGGGCATCGACAACACCCACTTCGGTGCGCTCAAGGTCAAGGACGCCATTGTCGACAAGCTGCGCAACCGTGAAGGCCAGCGACCATCCGTGGACAAGATCGACCCTGACCTGCGTGTCCACCTGCGCCTGGACCGCGGCGAAGCCATCCTGTCCATCGACCTTTCCGGCCACAGCCTGCACCAACGCGGCTATCGCCTGCAGCAGGGTGCTGCACCGCTCAAGGAAAACCTGGCTGCCGCGGTGTTGATCCGCGCCGGTTGGCCGCGTATTGCCGCCGAGGGCGGCGCGTTGGCCGACCCCATGTGCGGTGTCGGGACCTTCCTCGTCGAAGCTGCGATGATTGCCGCCGATATTGCACCGAACCTCAAGCGCGAGCGTTGGGGCTTCAGTGCCTGGCAGGGCCATGTCCCAGCGCTGTGGCGCAAGGTGCATGACGAGGCCCAGGCCCGTGCCCAGGCGGGCCTGGCCAAGCCGCCATTGTGGATTCGCGGCTACGAGGCCGATCCCCGGTTGATTCAGCCCGGACGCAACAACGTCGAGCGTGCAGGCCTGGGTGACTGGGTGAAGATCTACCAGGGCGAAGTCGCCAGCTTCGAGCCGCGCCCGGACCAGAACCAGAAAGGCCTGGTCATCAGCAACCCGCCCTATGGCGAGCGTCTGGGGGACGAGGCGAGCCTGCTGTACCTCTACCAGAACCTCGGCGAGCGCCTGCGCCAGGCCTGCATGGGCTGGGAAGCGGCGGTGTTCACCGGCGCACCCGAACTGGGCAAGCGCATGGGCATCCGCAGCCACAAGCAGTATGCGTTCTGGAACGGTGCGCTGCCGTGCAAGCTGTTGCTGTTCAAGGTCCAGCCCGACCAGTTCGTGACGGGTGAGCGTCGCCCCACCGATGATCAGGCCGGCGACTCGCGTGCGGCACCGGCCGTGGCCCATGAACCGGCACGCCTTTCCGAAGGCGCGCAGATGTTCGCCAACCGCTTGCAGAAGAATCTGAAGCAGCTGGGCAAGTGGGCCCGCCGCGAGCAGGTCGACTGCTACCGTCTGTACGATGCCGACATGCCCGAATATGCCCTGGCGGTCGATCTGTATCATGATTGGGTGCACGTTCAGGAATACGCAGCGCCGCGTTCGGTCGACCCGGACAAGGCCCAGGCGCGCCTGCTCGATGCCTTGGCTGCGATTCCCCAGGCCCTGGGTGTCGATCCTCAGCGCGTGGTGCTCAAGCGCCGCGAGCGTCAGGGCGGTACACGCCAGTATGAGCGTCAGGCCACGGAAGGGCGCTTCCAGGAAGTCAGCGAAGGCGGCGTCAAGCTGCTGGTCAACCTGACCGACTACCTGGACACCGGCCTGTTCCTCGATCACCGTCCGATTCGTCTGCGTATCCAGCGCGAAGCATCGGGCAAGCGCTTCCTCAACCTGTTCTGCTACACCGCTACCGCCACCGTGCATGCGGCCAAGGGGGGGGCGCGCAGTACCACCAGCGTCGACCTGTCGAAAACCTACCTGGATTGGGCGCGGCGCAACCTGTCGCTCAATGGCTTCTCCGAGCGCAACCGCCTGGAACAGAGCGATGTGATGGCCTGGCTGGAGAATGCCCAGGACAGCTACGACCTGATCTTCATCGACCCACCGACCTTCTCCAACTCCAAGCGCATGGAGGGGGTGTTCGACGTGCAGCGTGACCACGTGCGTCTGCTGGACCTGGCGATGGCGCGTCTGGCGCCGGGGGGCGTGTTGTACTTCTCCAACAACTTCCGCAAGTTCCAGCTCGACGAGCACCTGCTCGAGCGCTATGCGGTGGAAGAGATCAGCGCACAGACCCTGGATCCGGATTTTGCCCGCAATAACCGCATCCACCGGGCCTGGCGCCTGCAGCTACGCTGAAGAGAAGAAGTGCATTGCAGCGCTGATGGCTAATGGCTATAAATCAGCTCAGGGCCGAACAATTCGCAGGACGCTGACGTGGTGAGAATGCTCTATGTCGAGGGTGCGTGCGAAGATGTTCGGCCTGATCAGCGAGGCGCTCTCGGCCTGGGCCGTTGCGCTGGTCGCGCTGGTGGCCGGCGGGTTGCTCACTGCTGCGCTGGCCTTCGCCGCCCACGCCTTCTACAAGCAGCAGTTGCGTCAGCGCTTCGAACTGCTGGCCAGTGAGCGCTATAGCCGTATCGCCGAACGCTTCGAGGAGCAGGAACAGCGCCTGGACGGTCTGCGGCGCTTCTTCACCTATTCCAGTGACATTCTCCCCGAGGAGTTCGACGGTTACGCCCGCCCCTTGTTGCACCGTACCCAGGCATATTCCTGGGCGCCGCGGGTCGAAGCCGACGAGCGCGATGCCTTCGAGCGCCGCGCCAGCACCTGGCTGGGGCGCCCCTATCAGATTCGTGATTTCGATGCCCAAGGCCTTTGGCAGGCATCGCCGTCACGGGCCTTCTATTATCCGGTGCTCTACACCCAGGCCACCCGCCAGCACGACCAGCCTTACGGGCTCGACCTGCGTAGCCAGCCTCAGCGCCAGGATGCGTTGGACCGCGCCACCACGCCCGGCAGCCTGGCGGTTTCCTCCCCACTGGACATGATCGATGTCGAGCCGGCCTACACCCGTGGCCTGCTGATCGTCGCACCGGTGTTCACCGCGTCGGCGCCGAGCGGGCCGCCTGCCGGTTATGTCATGGCCTTGTTGAGCATGCGTCAGCTGATTGGCGAGGGGCTGCCGACCGCGTCGGACGATAACCTGGTGGTACGTATCCTCGATCTGTCGGGCAGCCAGGGCCATGAGACGTTGTACGATTCGGGCAACCTAAGCGCGCCATTGCCTTTGACCAGCAGCCAATTGCTGCATCTGGCCGACCACCACTATCAGCTCGATATTCGCCCCAGCGAAGCCTTCCTCCAGGCCAACCGTTCCTCGGCGGTGTTCACCGTGACGCTGCTCGGTGGCTTGTTGAGCCTGTTGCTCAGCGCCTTGCTCTACAGCCTGTTCAGCCAGCGTCAACGTGCTTTGACCCTGGTAGAGCAGCGCACGGCGGCACTGCGCGTGAGCGAGCAGTCGCTGCGTGAGACTCACAACCAGCTACGCAGCGTGCTGGATGCCGCGACCCAGGTAGCGATCATTGCCACCAGCCTGCGGGGCGTGATCAGCACCTTCAATGCCGGAGCCCAGCGCATGCTGGGGTACTCGGCCGACGAAGCGCTCGGTCACCTGACGCTGGAGGATCTGGTCCAGCCGGACGAACTGCGCCAGCGTGCCCATGCCTTGAGTCTGCGCTATGGGCGCGAGATCACGGCAGGCCAGGCGATGTTCGCCGAAACCGTGCAGGGTGGTGCAGGGGAGCCCGCGGAGTGGACCCTGATGCGCAAGGACGGCAGTCATTTGCTGGCCAACATGCTGGTGACGGCGGTGCTCGACGAGCAAGGCTTGTGGGTGGGTTACCTGGCCATTTGCATCGATGTCACCGAGCGTCGTCGTGTTCATGAAGCGTTGGCCGCCCGTGATCGGCTGCTGGAGAAGCTCAGTGCCGAGGTGCCGGGCGGCATCTACCAATATCGTCTGGATGCCGACGGCCATTCGTGTTTTCCCTACGCCAGCGCCGGGCTGCTGGACATTTATGAAGTGGATCTGCAGCTGCTGCGCCAAGACGCATCGACGGTGTTCGAGCGCATTCATCCGGACGATCTTGATCGGGTGCGCCGTTCGGTGCGCCAGTCGGCCGAGCGTATGACGCCCTGGCGCGAGGAGTACCGCGTCTGCCTGCCCCGCGCCGGTCTGCGTTGGGTGCGGGGGGAGGCAACGCCGGAGATCGGGGAGGAGGGCTGTACCCTTTGGCATGGCTATCTGACGGACATCTCCGATCTCAAGCGGGTGGAGGAGGAGTTGCGTGCATTGTCGGTGACTGATGTCCTTACCGGCATCCACAATCGGCGTTACTTCCAGGAGCGACTCAAGGTCGAGCTGGAGCGGGCCCAGCGTGATGATCTGGACCTGGCAGTGATCATGCTCGATATCGACCACTTCAAATGCATAAACGACCAGTTTGGCCATGCTGTCGGCGATCGCGTGTTGCGCAGCCTTTGCCAGCGCATTGGCCATCGCTTGCGGCGGACCGATGTGTTCTGCCGGCTGGGAGGCGAGGAGTTCATGGTGCTGTGCCCGGGCAGCAATGCCGAGCAGGCCCGCAAGCTTGCGTTGGAGCTGTGGCAGGGAGTACGCGGTGTGCCGGTCGAGGGGGTCGGCCGGGTGACGGCCAGTTTCGGCGTGGCGGGATGGCGTGTCGGTGAAGGGGCTGATGCCTTGTTGCTGCGAGCGGATGCGGGGGTCTATGCGGCCAAGCAGGCCGGGCGCGATCGCGTGGAAGCGGAGTTGCCTTGAGGTGGCCGGGGCTGGGTGACAGCCCCGGTTTGTCCGTTTCTGTCAGGGCACTACGCCGACAGTCCCGGTGCCGACCTTGGGCTGGCGGTAGAGCTCCAGCAACACCTGATCCAGGACCTGGGAGGCGCCCCACGGCTTTGGATCATTGAGAATCGCCGACACGGCCCAGGTATGACCGTTGCTGTCGCGACTGAAGCCTGCGATCGCGCGTACGGTGTTGAGGGTGCCGGTCTTGATGTGCGCCTCGCCGGTCATGGCGGTGCGCTTCAGGCGCTTGCGCATGGTGCCATCCATGCCCACCAATGGCATCGAGCTGATGAATTCGGCCGCATAGGGGCTCTTCCACGCGGCTTGTAGCAAAGCCGCCATTTCACGTGTGCTGACACGCTCGGCGCGTGAAAGGCCAGAGCCGTTCTCCATCACGAGGTGCGGTGCGGTGATGCCTTTCTTGGCCAGCCACTGGCGCACGACACGCTGTGCCGCGCGGGCATCGTCGCCGTCGGCATCGGTGCGAAATTGCGCGCCCAGGCTGAGGAACAGTTGCTGGGCCATGGTGTTGTTGCTGTATTTGTTGATATCGCGGATCACCTCGACCAGGTCTGGCGAGAAGGCCCGGGCCAGCAGGCGTGCGCTCTTGGGCACGTTTTCGATGCGGTCACGGCCCTGGATGCTGCCGCCGAGCTCGTTCCAGATCGCCCTGACTGCACCGGCCGCATAGGCGGGGTGGTCGAGCAGGGCCAGATAAGTTTGCGAGTTGCAGCCGTCGCCGAGCTGCCCACTGACCGTGACGCTCACGCCATCGGGCTGCACCACGGGGTTGTAGCGTACATCGCCGGTGCATTGCTTCGAGGCCACGGCCTTGACCTGATTGTCGATGCGGATGCTGGCGATGGGCGGCTCGACCGAAACCACGACCTTGCCGCCATCGTTGCGGGCCACGAAGCGCAGGGCCTTGAGGTTGACCAGCAGCGAGTCCGGCTTGACCAGGAAGGGCTTGTTGACGTCGCCACCATCATCGTCGAAATGCGGCAGGGTGGGTTGAACGAAATGGCTGCGGTCCAGTACCAGGTCCCCGGTGACGGTGCGCACACCGTTGGCACGCAGGTCACGCATCAGTAACCAGAGCTTTTCCATGTTCAGTTTCGGATCGCCGCCACCCTTGAGGTAGAGGTTACCGTTGAGCACGCCGTTGTTCAGGGTGCCATCGGTGTAGAACTCGGTCTTCCACTGAAAGGTCGGGCCGAGCAATTCGAGGGCGGCGTAGGTGGTCACCAGCTTCATGGTCGAGGCCGGGTTGACCGAGACATCGGCATTGAAGACGGTCGGCGTGCCCGGTCCATCGAGTGGCAGCATCACCAGCGACAGGGCATTGTCCTGCAGCTTGTTGGTCTTGAGTGCCTGCTGCACCTTCGGTGGCAAGCTGGTGTTGACGGCGGCAGCCTGGCTGGGCAAGGCGATGGGAAGGAGTAGGCCGGCGAAAAGCAGTGGGCGAAGCGTCTTGATCATGAGTGCTGTAACCCTGCGGGCGAGGGAAAGGGACGATGGGGCTGTAAGAGATGATGGCCCCTTGGCGAAATATAGTGCGCATTATGCCCCAAGCGTGCAGTTTGTGGGCAGGTTCGACACAAAAGCGCCGCTCTGGCGCGGAAACTGGTAAAGTGCCGCGCGTAATTACTCAAGAGGATTGTTTCAATGGCTACCAACCGTTCCCGTCGTCTGCGCAAGAAGCTGTGCGTGGATGAATTCCAGGAATTGGGTTTCGAACTGAACCTGGACTTCAAGGAAGACCTGTCCGACGAAGCCATCGATGCCTTCCTCGACGCCTTCCTG
The Pseudomonas putida genome window above contains:
- a CDS encoding bifunctional protein-serine/threonine kinase/phosphatase translates to MSLQLAFAQASATGPRPENQDALRLVTPAAELAASKGYLFALADGVSQCADGGLAARASLQALALDYYSTPATWGVAQALDRLLLAQNRWLRAQGNGQPLMTTLTALVLRGKRFTLAHVGDCRAYHWHNGRLSCLSDDHVWDQPGMHHVLKRALGLDQHLLVDYREGELQPGECFVLLSDGVWSSLSDQQILSILREQPDLQVAADTLVATAHLCGSQDNASALLVRVEQPGSANLGDTLAQLQEWPIPTALRTGQRIDGWCVEALLAQSRQSLLYQVKDTQGQTWLLKTLPPARETDQGAAQRLLLEEWFLRRVAGRHFPEVNAASQRQHLYYLMRQYPGQTLASLFAEHGPLPLPQWLELTRQLLQAVGVLHRRNLLHRDIKPENLHLGGDGQLRLLDFGLAYCPGLSEDQPHDLPGTPSFIAPEAFDGEPPTPRQDLYAVGVTLYYLLTGHYPYGEVEAFQRPRFATPVNAARYRPDLPEWLQRSLEKAVSVDPAQRFETAEQWLLLLERGDRQELAMRPRPLLEREPLKVWRTLALLSMVLNLVLLYILLKR
- a CDS encoding nitrate/nitrite transporter, with the translated sequence MNTSFWKSGHVPTLFAAFLYFDLSFMVWYLLGPLAVQISADLQLTAQQRGLMVATPILAGAILRFIMGMLVDRLSPKTAGLIGQVVVIVALACAWFMGIHSYEQALLLGVFLGVAGASFAVSLPLASQWYPPQHQGKAMGIAGAGNSGTVFAALLAPVLAAGFGWNNVFGFAVIPLVITLVAFALLARNAPQRPKPKAMADYFKALGDRDSWWFMFFYSVTFGGFIGLASALPGYFSDQYGLSPITAGYYTAACVFAGSLMRPLGGALADRFGGIRTLLGMYSVAAVCIAAVGFNLSSAAAALALFVSAMLGLGAGNGAVFQLVPQRFRQEIGVMTGLIGMAGGIGGFLLAAGLGAIKQHSGDYQLGLWLFASLGLLAWFGLYGVKRRWRTTWGSAAVTAARV
- a CDS encoding ANTAR domain-containing response regulator — its product is MLRILLIDDTEKKVGRLKAALIETGFDVIEAPGLTIDLPTCVETVRPDVVLIDTESPGRDVMEQVVLVSRDQPRPIVLFTDEHDPGVMRQAIQAGVSAYIVEGIHAARLQPILDVAMVRFESDQALKAQLLARDQQLAERKRIEQAKGLLMKMKDCNEEQAYTLMRRQAMSRQQKLIQVAEQIIAMSEMLG
- a CDS encoding CmpA/NrtA family ABC transporter substrate-binding protein, which gives rise to MNTAPPTTPLAWVNGSDAPEKPSLNIGFMALTDCASVVVAATQGFAQLQGLTLNLQRQASWAGTRDKLASGELDAAHCLYGLVYAMHLGMGGAVANDMAVLMGLNQNAQAINLSPELQRKGVTSPEALARLVHQRGARLTFAQTFPTGTHAMWLYYWLASQGIHPLHDVDSVVVPPAQMVAHLQAGRIDGFCAGEPWSADAVGQNQGFTLATSQSIWPDHPEKVLASTRAFVEHYPNSARALVKAILAASRFIEQSAENRRGTAQLLSGRAYLDTPVSNIEPRLLGDYHDGLGNRWQDRHALRVHDQGRANLPYLSDGMWFMTQFRRWGLLREDPDYLAVATRVQQLALYREAAQAVGVPCADEPMRSSLLIDGIRWDGSDPHAYARSFRLHALDDAPHMRVGS
- a CDS encoding quinone-dependent dihydroorotate dehydrogenase — translated: MYTLARQLLFKLSPETSHDLSLDLIGAGGRLGLNGLLCKRPASVPVTVMGLNFANPVGLAAGLDKNGAAIDGFAQLGFGFVEIGTVTPRPQPGNPKPRLFRLPEATAIINRMGFNNLGVDHLLERVRAARYDGVLGINIGKNFDTPVERAQDDYLICLEKVYTQASYITVNVSSPNTPGLRSLQFGDSLKQLLDALAERREQLASEHGKRVPLAIKIAPDMSDEETALVAAALVESGMDAVIATNTTLGREGVEGLPFGGEAGGLSGAPVLEKSTHIVKVLAAELGGKLPIIAAGGITEGRHAAEKIAAGASLVQIYSGFIYKGPALIREAVDAIAALPR
- the rmf gene encoding ribosome modulation factor, encoding MRRLKRDPLERAYSRGYQYGVTGKSRELCPFNLPSVRQAWINGWREGRGDNWDGMTGTAGIQRLNENHAVG